GAACGCCGCAAACCCGGACGAGGCGCACGCGCTCATCGACTACCTGCTGCGGCCGGAAGTGGCCCGGCTGATAAGCGAGACCGTAGGCTACGCCACCCCGAATGCCGCTGCCGTCGCAATCCTGCCCCCCGGGATCAGGAACGATCCGGTGATCTACCCGCCCGCAAGCGTGATCGGACGTGGGGAGTACCAGGTCGACCTGGGCGAGGCCATCAGGCTCTACACCGAATACTGGGAGAGGCTGAAAGCCGGGCAGTGAGGACTATGAGCCGTAGTAATGGAAACGGCAGGCGATGATCACCAGATCATCGTCCGTGGCGCGGTAAACCAGGCGGTGAGTATCGTCGATGCGCCTGGACCAGTAACCCGACAGGTTGCCGCGCAAAGGTTCCGGCTTTCCCAAACCTGAAAACGGTTCGCGAGCCGCGGCGGTAATCAGAAGATTGATGCGCTTGAGCGTTTTTCTGTCCTGCTCCTGCCAGTACAGGTAGGCCTCCCCGGCATCCGGAACGAAACGGATGACACGCACGCTCAGCCGCCGTCGCCGATCAATTCTCGCGGTACAGCCTGATCTGCTTTGTCCTGCTCGATCGCCCGCGCCAAAGCCGCGGCATTGGCCGGTGTTGACATCGGGTACAGGGTTTCCAGCATGCTGTTGTAATGCTCCAGGGACATCACTACGGCATCGCGGCGGCTGATGATGGTCACGTCGGCGTCCTGCACCACGCCATCCAGCACGGATTTGAGAGCATTGCGGGCATGGGAATAAGTCACAACTTTCATAGCGATACAACCTGTCCAACAAGATGTACAAATATCAGTAAGCCAGACACTCAAGGCAAGGAAGCCGCTACGATCCGCCGTATCGCCGCCTCGTCCGCTTCGATGCATTCCACCAGCCTGAACTGAACCCGCGCCCGGTGGAGATTGTGGCCGCGGCTTTCAGTGCGGAAGTACACGTCGCCGGCCAGATGGTCGGCGAGAAAACGGATGCCGAGTTCGAGCGGAATCAGGCGGATGGCGTCGTAGAGATGCTCGCGGTCCGCCGCTGTCAGCATATTGGCCGCTTCCGAGAGATACCCCCTCAAGATGGCTTCGCAAAGCGTCAGGTCGAAGCGCGTCGACTCCGGGTCTTCGGGAGATTCGCCGGAATTGTTGCAGCAGGAACGGAGGCAGTCGCCGATGTCGTAATGAACCAGGCCCGGCTTGACCGTGTCGAGATCGATGAGCGTCAGGGCGCACTCGCCGGCCCGGTCGAACAGGATGTTGGCGAGCTTGGGGTCGCCGTGGATGACGCGCAACCGCAATAGGCCGGCGGCCTTGGCCCGCTCCAGCACCGGCACGAAACCCCGCCGCGCCTCGACGAAGCCCAACGCCTGGCGGAGCGAGGGATCGTCGAGCCCCCCGGCTGCCGCCCGGGCCGCATCCAGTCCGGCGAGATAGCCCGGGGCGACATGAAAATCCGGCAGGGAATCTTCCAGTTCAGCGCAATCGACCTCGCCCAGCGCTGCGTGGAACGCCCCCAGCACGCGGCCGACCGCGACCGCTTGGCGCTCCGTCGCGATCCGGTCCAGCACCCGGCTGCCTTCGATGTAGCGCAAGGCCCGCCAGTGGCCGCCTTCGGCATCGAGCACGGTATCGCCGCCCTCGCGCGGCGCGATCAGGTCCGGCCAGTGGTCGGCGATGTCGGAGCGGCCGCCGCGAACATGGGCCTGGATCCGGCGCAGGTTGGCGGCGATCCGCTCGGGATGCGGAAACACCCTGGCGTTGATTCGCTGCAGCACGAAGCGGGGCGATGCGTCGGGAGACACCAGCCAGGTCTGGTTGATCAGCCCGTCGCCCAGCGGCTCGACGCCATATCCCTCGCCTGCCGGCAGGAAGCGCGCCGCCATGAATTCCGGTTCGACACTCATCGCGGCTTGAGCGAGGTCAGACCCAACTTCTGGCGGGTGATTTGCTTCTGTCTTTCGCTCTTCCGCAGCATGACGTAGACGGCGCCAGTGCCGCCGTGCCAGCGCTGGGCGCTGTGGAAGGCGAGCACTTCGTCGAATTGCGGCAACCAGCGTGCCACGTAGCTCTTTAGATAGGTCGGCTTGCCGGCCTCCCGCCCGCCCTTGCCGTGATTGATCAGTACCGTGCGCACGTCGTGCTTCATACAGTCGTGGACGAATTCGAACACCGACTTGCGTGCTTCCTCCACGCTCAGGAGATGCAGGTCGAGCACGGCTTCGATTTCGTAGACACCCTGCTCCAACTTGCGGAACACCGCGTGCTGGATGCCCTGGCGGCGGAAGCTCAGCACCGCCTCGCGATCGAGGAACTCGACGAAGTCGGTGGTGAGGAAATTGGGGTCGCGCCCCACGGCCCGCTGCGCCGCCGAACGGCGGTAGAGCTGGCCCGGCGTGGGCCCCTCCTTGGGGCGCAAGGGTGCGTGGTCCGTGGGCTTGAGTGGCGTCACGCCTTCCATCTCACGCCGGAACAGTTCGTTGTCATCGGTATTCATTGGGACAATTCTTTCATGGGAGGGACGCTTAATTGCGCACACGCTACGAGAGAACGACCGCGCATCCGCCCCGGAATTCCTTCAGCCACGGCCATGGCGCATCTGACGCCGGCTGCCTGCGTTTTCGACCCTGCGCGGCGTTTCGTCCGTCCGGCCATCGAGCAAGCAACGGGGGGTGCGTTTGGTACCGCTGGCCCGGAAATCCGCCGCCAGCGCCTCCCGCACCCGATCATCCTCTTCGCCACATTCTGCGCTCAGGAAATCGAAGACGAAATCGTACAAACGATCGAGCGCGATCTCGTGGGTCTTGCGCGTGCGGGCATACAGCCAGTCGGAAAAAGCCTGGAATCGGGCGAAAGGGATATCCCCCAGCAGGATCGGCCGGACCCGCTTGAAGCGTCCGGAGTTGCCTACCAAGTCCCAGTAGCGGGCAAAGCGGTTCAGGCGCTGCAGGGCCGCGAAATCCAGGACGTCGGTCCGGACCACGTTGTAAGGCGGATAGGGGTTGTAGCGCATGCCGCAGGATTCGCTATGGCGGTCGATCGGCGCGCCGCGCAGGCGCTTCAGGATGCCAACCTGGATCTCATGCGGGTCGAGGGCGACCAGGCGGTCGAAGCCGCGCGCGAAGCCCTCCAGCGTCTCGCCCGGCAGGCCGGCGATCAGATCGACGTGCAGATGAGCGTGGGTGTGCCGGCGCAGCCAGCGTAGATTGGCCTCGGTCGCGGCATTGTCCTGGCGGCGGCTGATGCGCGCCTGCACCTCCGGGTCGAAGCTCTGCACGCCGATTTCGAGCTGCAGGGCCCCCGGCGCGAACCGAGCCAGCGCCTCCTTCAGGCGATCCGGCAGATGGTCCGGAATGACCTCGAAATGCAGGAACAGTTCCGGGTCCGCCTTGTCCAGGAAGAATTCGAGGATGCGCAGGCTGGTGCCGATATGGAGATTGAAGGTGCGGTCGACGAACTTGAAATGCCGGGCCCCGCGCCGGTACAGGTCGTCCATGGCGGCGAGGAAGCGCTCGGGATCGAACGGCCAGGCCGTGCGGTCCAGCGCCGACAGGCAGAATTCGCACTTGAACGGGCAGCCGCGCGAGGCTTCGACGTAGATCAGCCGGTGGGCGATGTCGCGTTCGTCGTAATAGGCATAGGGCAGTTCCAGCCCGCGCAAGTCCGGAGTCTCGGCGCGGATGAAACGCCCGGCGGGCGGCGTGCCGCTCAGGATGTCCCGGCACAGACGGGGGAACGCCAGATCGCCGGGGCCGCCGACGATATAATCCGCCAGTCGGGCGATGGGCTGGTCCTCCCACTCGTGGCTGACCTCCGGCCCGCCGAGCACGACGACCAGCTCCGGCCTTACGGCCTTGAGCACAGCGACCAGCCGGGTGGTCTCTTCCACGTTCCAGATGTAGACGCCCAGCCCCACGATGCGCGGATTCAGCGCCAGCAGTTTCTCGGCGATCTCCGCGGGGCGATCGGTGATGATGAATTCGGCCAGCGCCGTCTCGGCCCGCAGCTCGCCCAGGTTGGCCAAAAGACAGCGCAGGCCGAGCGATGAGTGGATGAAACGCGCGTTGAGAGTGGACAAGACGATGGCCGACACGGCTTTGGGGATTCCTGACTTGCGGGGTCGACATTTTAATACAGGCGGAAGCAACACCTCCGCGCGGATGACACGGCGATAGTCCAAACCTTGCCAATCTTCAAATTTTTCCGGAATCTGCGCCGCCGCCGGGTTCTCCAACGATATCCGTTCGACCCGGCCGCCTTTCATGCCGCCATCGGCGAAGTGCCCCTGCTTGCCCGCTTGTCCGAAGGCGAGCGCGAGAACCTGCGCCTTTTGGCGACCCTGTTTCTCCGCGAAAAAAACTTCGAATCCTCAGGGAACCTGGACCTGACCGAAGCCATGAAGACCCGCATCGCCGCGCTGGCCTGCCTCCCCATTCTCCATCTCGACCTCGACTGGTACGCCGGCTGGAGCACC
This portion of the Methylococcus mesophilus genome encodes:
- a CDS encoding Txe/YoeB family addiction module toxin, which codes for MRVIRFVPDAGEAYLYWQEQDRKTLKRINLLITAAAREPFSGLGKPEPLRGNLSGYWSRRIDDTHRLVYRATDDDLVIIACRFHYYGS
- a CDS encoding type II toxin-antitoxin system Phd/YefM family antitoxin, which translates into the protein MKVVTYSHARNALKSVLDGVVQDADVTIISRRDAVVMSLEHYNSMLETLYPMSTPANAAALARAIEQDKADQAVPRELIGDGG
- a CDS encoding phosphotransferase enzyme family protein; this encodes MSVEPEFMAARFLPAGEGYGVEPLGDGLINQTWLVSPDASPRFVLQRINARVFPHPERIAANLRRIQAHVRGGRSDIADHWPDLIAPREGGDTVLDAEGGHWRALRYIEGSRVLDRIATERQAVAVGRVLGAFHAALGEVDCAELEDSLPDFHVAPGYLAGLDAARAAAGGLDDPSLRQALGFVEARRGFVPVLERAKAAGLLRLRVIHGDPKLANILFDRAGECALTLIDLDTVKPGLVHYDIGDCLRSCCNNSGESPEDPESTRFDLTLCEAILRGYLSEAANMLTAADREHLYDAIRLIPLELGIRFLADHLAGDVYFRTESRGHNLHRARVQFRLVECIEADEAAIRRIVAASLP
- the smrA gene encoding DNA endonuclease SmrA, with protein sequence MNTDDNELFRREMEGVTPLKPTDHAPLRPKEGPTPGQLYRRSAAQRAVGRDPNFLTTDFVEFLDREAVLSFRRQGIQHAVFRKLEQGVYEIEAVLDLHLLSVEEARKSVFEFVHDCMKHDVRTVLINHGKGGREAGKPTYLKSYVARWLPQFDEVLAFHSAQRWHGGTGAVYVMLRKSERQKQITRQKLGLTSLKPR
- a CDS encoding B12-binding domain-containing radical SAM protein codes for the protein MSAIVLSTLNARFIHSSLGLRCLLANLGELRAETALAEFIITDRPAEIAEKLLALNPRIVGLGVYIWNVEETTRLVAVLKAVRPELVVVLGGPEVSHEWEDQPIARLADYIVGGPGDLAFPRLCRDILSGTPPAGRFIRAETPDLRGLELPYAYYDERDIAHRLIYVEASRGCPFKCEFCLSALDRTAWPFDPERFLAAMDDLYRRGARHFKFVDRTFNLHIGTSLRILEFFLDKADPELFLHFEVIPDHLPDRLKEALARFAPGALQLEIGVQSFDPEVQARISRRQDNAATEANLRWLRRHTHAHLHVDLIAGLPGETLEGFARGFDRLVALDPHEIQVGILKRLRGAPIDRHSESCGMRYNPYPPYNVVRTDVLDFAALQRLNRFARYWDLVGNSGRFKRVRPILLGDIPFARFQAFSDWLYARTRKTHEIALDRLYDFVFDFLSAECGEEDDRVREALAADFRASGTKRTPRCLLDGRTDETPRRVENAGSRRQMRHGRG